A genomic window from Thioalkalivibrio sp. ALJ12 includes:
- a CDS encoding sensor histidine kinase: MTLSLGLIYAVGVAYLALLFGIAFLADRVPRVGRIAANGWVFSLSLGVYATSWTFYGNLGFLADHGYLYLTIYLGVTLAFAATPWLLRPILRLTREQQLTSLADLFAFRYRSRWTGPIVALFMLAGVLPYIALQIKAVAESAGVLTAETPPHLLALTFSATIALFAILFGARHIAPREKHAGLVLAIAFESIVKLVAILGITAVALYAVFGGFSGLDTWLTENPEAVDALYAPVREGGWFAMMILAFAAAFLLPRQFHMLFTENINPAALNRAAWAFPAFLLLLNLPMPVLYWAGEAAELGIDTNYYAIGIAGMVDSPSLALLVFIGGLSAASAMMIVTTLALAHMGTNYLSPLTRLHDEDSAAANLYSRLLWGRRLWIVFIIGLGYAFYGLLQVVEGLAQLGLISFAAVAQLLPGLIGLMLWKQANRVGFLLGLCAGIAGWLLTLVLPLMAKAGIVAGYPDPQGMLRAETLDPWTFALMCSLGINAVLFVLGSLLTRPNREETEAGRACCPNESAGTGGGLPLAGDVAEMETALAATLGASAARHEVQRALDDLGLPRHTRSRGDLRTLRERIERNLSGLLGPVLARMIVDQHLRLDAAGRHTLSESLRRVEEQLETRALPLSGLAAELDALRRFHRQILHELPLGVASLGTTGEITGWNQALAKLTAINTDQAIGCNLQQLESPWAGLLTAFIESPDRQWYKLNVDLPDGNRRLNLHKSALQDEHGRLEGRIVLIEDITERAQLESEIAHGDRLASIGRFAAGVAHEIGNPLTGIASLAQNLPLEEDPEEVRGTAEDILAQTRRINAIVQSLVTFAHADEGPSAGHFETIALDAIVNEAIRLTRLAGRKDLRFELDGLEGLYLRGSHATLLQVFINLLTNAEQASPENATVAISASARGRNIHLIIDDRGPGIEESSLERLFEPFFTTKPAGHGTGLGLPVAYSIVRDHGGTLMAANRPDGGARFILILPRHNPDGDHA, translated from the coding sequence GTGACCCTTAGCCTGGGCCTGATCTACGCCGTCGGCGTGGCCTATCTGGCGCTGTTGTTCGGGATCGCCTTCCTGGCCGATCGCGTTCCGCGCGTCGGGCGCATCGCGGCCAACGGCTGGGTATTCAGCCTGTCGCTCGGCGTCTATGCCACGTCCTGGACCTTCTACGGCAACCTCGGCTTCCTCGCGGACCATGGCTACCTGTACCTGACGATCTACCTGGGCGTGACGCTGGCCTTCGCCGCTACCCCGTGGCTGCTGCGCCCGATCCTGCGCCTGACCCGCGAGCAGCAGCTCACATCCCTGGCGGATCTGTTCGCGTTTCGCTATCGCAGCCGCTGGACCGGCCCCATCGTCGCGCTGTTCATGCTGGCCGGGGTACTCCCGTACATCGCGCTGCAGATCAAGGCGGTCGCGGAATCCGCCGGCGTCCTGACGGCCGAGACGCCACCGCACCTCCTGGCCCTGACCTTCAGCGCCACCATCGCGTTGTTCGCGATCCTGTTCGGCGCCCGCCATATCGCACCGCGCGAGAAACACGCCGGCCTGGTGCTGGCCATCGCGTTCGAGTCCATCGTGAAGCTGGTGGCGATCCTCGGCATCACCGCAGTCGCGCTGTACGCGGTCTTCGGCGGGTTTTCCGGCCTGGACACCTGGCTGACCGAGAATCCCGAGGCCGTGGATGCGCTGTACGCGCCGGTACGCGAGGGCGGCTGGTTCGCGATGATGATCCTGGCGTTTGCCGCCGCCTTCCTGCTGCCGCGCCAGTTCCACATGCTCTTTACCGAGAACATCAACCCGGCGGCGCTCAACCGGGCTGCCTGGGCCTTTCCCGCCTTCCTGCTCCTGCTGAACCTGCCGATGCCGGTGCTCTACTGGGCCGGAGAGGCGGCCGAGCTCGGCATCGACACCAACTACTACGCAATCGGCATCGCCGGCATGGTCGACTCGCCCTCGCTGGCCTTGCTGGTGTTCATTGGTGGTCTCTCGGCCGCCAGCGCAATGATGATCGTGACCACGCTGGCCCTGGCCCACATGGGGACCAACTACCTGTCGCCACTGACGCGCCTGCACGACGAGGACAGCGCCGCCGCCAACCTCTATTCCCGGCTCCTCTGGGGTCGACGCCTGTGGATCGTGTTCATCATCGGTCTGGGCTACGCGTTCTACGGCCTGCTGCAGGTGGTCGAAGGCCTGGCCCAGCTGGGCCTGATCTCGTTTGCCGCCGTGGCCCAACTGCTACCGGGGCTGATCGGGCTGATGCTGTGGAAACAGGCCAACCGCGTCGGCTTCCTGCTGGGACTCTGTGCGGGCATCGCCGGCTGGCTGTTGACGCTGGTGCTGCCGCTGATGGCCAAGGCGGGGATCGTTGCTGGCTACCCGGACCCACAGGGAATGCTTCGGGCCGAGACCCTGGACCCGTGGACCTTCGCCCTGATGTGCAGCCTCGGCATCAATGCCGTGCTGTTTGTGCTCGGCTCGCTGCTGACCCGCCCCAACCGCGAGGAGACCGAGGCCGGGCGCGCCTGCTGCCCCAACGAATCGGCCGGGACCGGCGGCGGCCTGCCGCTGGCCGGCGATGTCGCCGAGATGGAGACCGCACTGGCCGCCACGCTCGGTGCCAGCGCTGCCCGTCACGAGGTCCAGCGGGCCCTCGACGATCTCGGCCTGCCGCGCCACACCCGTTCGCGCGGCGACCTGCGCACGCTGCGCGAGCGCATCGAGCGCAACCTTTCGGGCCTGCTGGGCCCGGTGCTCGCCCGCATGATCGTCGACCAGCACCTGCGTCTCGACGCCGCCGGGCGCCACACTCTGAGCGAGAGCCTGCGCCGGGTGGAAGAGCAACTCGAGACGCGCGCCCTGCCCCTGTCGGGTCTGGCGGCCGAGCTGGACGCCCTGCGCCGCTTCCACCGCCAGATCCTTCACGAACTGCCGCTGGGGGTAGCAAGCCTTGGCACCACCGGCGAGATCACCGGCTGGAACCAGGCCCTGGCCAAACTGACCGCGATCAACACTGACCAGGCCATCGGATGCAATCTGCAGCAGCTCGAGAGTCCCTGGGCGGGGCTGCTGACCGCCTTTATCGAGAGCCCGGATCGCCAGTGGTACAAGCTCAACGTCGATCTGCCCGATGGCAACCGGCGGCTGAACCTCCACAAGTCCGCACTCCAGGACGAGCATGGCCGGCTGGAGGGTCGCATCGTCCTGATCGAGGACATCACCGAGCGCGCCCAGCTGGAGTCCGAAATAGCCCACGGTGATCGCCTGGCCTCCATCGGGCGCTTTGCCGCCGGGGTCGCGCACGAGATCGGCAACCCGCTGACGGGCATCGCCTCGCTGGCGCAGAACCTCCCGCTGGAGGAGGACCCCGAAGAGGTCCGGGGCACCGCCGAGGACATCCTCGCGCAGACGCGGCGCATCAATGCGATCGTGCAGTCGCTGGTCACCTTCGCCCATGCCGACGAGGGCCCCTCCGCCGGGCATTTCGAGACCATCGCGCTGGATGCCATCGTCAACGAGGCGATCCGCCTCACTCGCCTCGCCGGGCGCAAGGACCTGCGCTTCGAGCTGGACGGCCTCGAAGGCCTCTATCTGCGCGGCTCGCACGCGACCCTGCTGCAGGTGTTCATCAACCTGCTGACCAATGCCGAACAGGCCTCACCCGAGAATGCGACGGTAGCGATCAGCGCCAGCGCTCGCGGTCGCAACATCCACCTGATCATCGACGACCGCGGACCGGGCATCGAGGAATCCAGCCTGGAGCGGCTGTTCGAGCCATTCTTTACCACCAAGCCCGCCGGCCACGGCACCGGGCTCGGCC
- the gluQRS gene encoding tRNA glutamyl-Q(34) synthetase GluQRS yields the protein MTTASSNQGAPYVGRFAPTPSGPLHAGSLFAAVISWLDARSHHGRWHLRIDDIDTPRVQTGAESAILSALEAFALDWDGPPTRQSNRTPTYQAALEHLLARDLAFGCACTRRDLAHNGKPGWEGPIYPGTCRQGPPAGHPPRAFRARAAQSHWDVEDRFLGPVAFDLEALGSDFVIRRADGLFAYQLATVVDDLGLGVTDVVRGVDLLGSTPRQMQLYQSLTTPWPRYAHHPVLIGAGGQKLSKATGAEGLREDTTRAQLASVLTCIGLAPSDPDCPDRPAAQLAEALERLTDRPLATRLPLTTGVPVREPGKH from the coding sequence ATGACTACCGCCAGCTCGAATCAAGGCGCCCCCTATGTGGGGCGCTTTGCCCCTACCCCCTCCGGCCCGCTGCATGCGGGTTCCCTGTTCGCCGCCGTCATCTCGTGGCTGGACGCCCGCAGTCACCACGGCCGTTGGCACCTGCGTATCGACGACATCGACACCCCGCGCGTCCAGACGGGCGCGGAGTCCGCGATCCTTTCGGCACTCGAGGCCTTCGCCCTGGACTGGGACGGCCCGCCCACCCGCCAGAGCAACCGCACCCCGACATACCAGGCCGCGCTTGAGCACTTGCTAGCCCGGGACCTCGCCTTTGGCTGCGCCTGCACCCGGCGCGACCTTGCTCACAACGGCAAACCGGGCTGGGAAGGCCCGATCTACCCCGGAACTTGTCGTCAGGGTCCGCCGGCCGGACACCCGCCGCGGGCCTTCCGTGCCCGTGCGGCGCAGTCACACTGGGACGTGGAAGACCGTTTCCTGGGCCCCGTCGCCTTCGACCTCGAGGCCCTCGGCAGCGACTTCGTCATCCGCCGCGCGGATGGCCTGTTCGCCTACCAGCTGGCCACCGTCGTGGATGATCTCGGGTTGGGCGTGACCGACGTGGTGCGCGGAGTCGATCTGCTGGGCTCCACTCCCCGTCAGATGCAGCTGTATCAATCGTTGACCACGCCCTGGCCGCGTTACGCGCACCACCCCGTGCTGATCGGCGCGGGTGGCCAGAAGCTGTCCAAGGCGACAGGCGCCGAGGGTCTGCGCGAGGACACCACACGCGCCCAGCTCGCCTCAGTGCTGACCTGCATCGGGCTGGCACCCAGCGACCCCGACTGCCCCGACCGGCCCGCTGCCCAGCTGGCCGAGGCACTGGAGCGCCTGACCGACCGTCCCCTGGCCACTCGCCTGCCACTCACTACCGGCGTGCCCGTCCGCGAGCCAGGGAAACACTGA
- the dksA gene encoding RNA polymerase-binding protein DksA: MAADKNQDHPSTKHMVAGGIAPYEPKSGEEYMNPDQLDHFRSLLRAWRQELAEEVDRTVGHMRQDAANFADPADRATQEEEFGLELRARDRERKLSKKIDEALRKIDTGDYGYCETCGVEIGIRRLEARPTATMCIDCKQLAEIKEKQMA, from the coding sequence ATGGCTGCTGACAAGAATCAGGACCACCCCTCCACCAAGCACATGGTTGCCGGAGGCATCGCGCCCTACGAGCCGAAGTCCGGCGAAGAGTACATGAATCCGGATCAGCTCGATCATTTCCGCAGCCTGCTGCGGGCATGGCGCCAGGAGCTGGCCGAAGAGGTCGACCGTACCGTGGGCCACATGCGTCAGGACGCCGCGAACTTCGCGGACCCGGCCGACCGCGCGACCCAGGAAGAGGAGTTTGGCCTGGAGCTGCGTGCCCGCGATCGCGAGCGCAAGCTGTCGAAGAAGATCGACGAGGCCCTGCGCAAGATCGACACCGGGGACTACGGCTACTGCGAGACCTGCGGCGTCGAGATCGGCATCCGCCGCCTCGAGGCACGCCCGACCGCCACGATGTGCATCGACTGCAAGCAGCTGGCGGAGATCAAGGAAAAGCAGATGGCCTAG
- a CDS encoding HAD family hydrolase, translating into MQELKALIFDVDGTLADTERDGHRVAFNQAFAEAGLDWEWSVERYGQLLRVTGGKERIRQYLSEDHPDILDEPEIDQRIRDLHAAKTRHYVALLETGAIPLRPGVERLLDEASAAGLRLAIATTTTPENVTALLEATLGEEGPDRFEVISAGDVVPEKKPAPDIFQHALEAMDLPPQACLALEDSDNGVRAARGAGLNVVVTTNDYTREQDFTGALVVLDGFGEPQCPATVFRGPDLPGPCVDVAALREWAAAAQGGR; encoded by the coding sequence ATGCAGGAACTGAAGGCCTTGATCTTCGATGTCGACGGCACACTGGCCGATACCGAGCGCGACGGGCATCGCGTCGCATTCAACCAGGCGTTTGCCGAGGCCGGGCTGGACTGGGAGTGGAGCGTCGAGCGCTACGGACAGTTGTTGCGCGTGACGGGTGGCAAGGAACGCATCCGCCAGTACCTCTCGGAGGATCATCCCGACATCCTGGACGAGCCCGAAATCGATCAGCGCATCCGGGACCTGCATGCGGCCAAGACAAGGCACTACGTGGCGCTGCTGGAGACCGGCGCGATCCCGCTGCGGCCGGGGGTCGAACGTCTGCTCGACGAGGCGTCGGCGGCAGGACTGCGCCTGGCGATTGCTACCACCACGACGCCCGAGAACGTCACCGCGTTGCTGGAGGCGACGCTGGGCGAAGAGGGTCCGGACCGCTTCGAGGTGATCTCTGCCGGTGACGTCGTCCCGGAGAAAAAGCCCGCCCCGGATATCTTCCAGCACGCCCTGGAGGCGATGGATCTGCCGCCACAGGCCTGCTTGGCCCTCGAGGACTCGGACAACGGCGTGCGCGCAGCCCGGGGGGCGGGGCTGAATGTGGTGGTCACGACGAACGACTACACGCGCGAGCAGGACTTCACCGGCGCCCTGGTTGTCCTGGATGGATTTGGCGAGCCGCAGTGTCCGGCAACGGTGTTCCGGGGGCCGGATTTGCCGGGCCCCTGTGTCGATGTTGCCGCGCTCCGCGAGTGGGCCGCGGCAGCGCAAGGCGGGCGTTGA
- the cydC gene encoding thiol reductant ABC exporter subunit CydC — MRRDGFRDLRFLHAVFRQRRLWYWGAWALLALTWVAGIVLLALSGWFITATALAGAGLLATLDVYVPSGGIRTAAIARTLARYSERLVSHEAVLRSLADLRGRTFRGLAARPAGWVRAYRSGDLQTRLTGDIDTLDAMPLRVAGPIIAALLSLLVTLVIAFWLAPWPAAALLLVAGTLTMLVSLLLAWVGQRDSRQLVRARAHERIALADYIGGLAELIAFQRAGDTEQALARQNRDHARRLTRQESVGTLTEPVVQAVVAVSALLMLLLALHWYTQGLISAPVAVLLPLMTLGLGEVLGSLPGAWWRAGESLAAARRIRHVVARKPLPADLPEGGERQGHPRLSAQGLVTGFEAGRPLSAPLDLAPEPGTPLVVTAPSGHGKSTLLDTLAGEQAPLAGSVRIGSTPIETLSVDARYARISYLPQTPHLPDTRIRKILAPGPHDDHQDEALWDALRQVDLADRVGADADGLDARIGEGGQHLSGGQRQRLALAAILLQNRPIVLLDEPFSGLDAATIQRILQRLRPWLARRQCILVTHAPDALPPDWTRLLLPRPALPRTGSDSVTTA; from the coding sequence ATGCGTAGGGACGGCTTCCGGGATCTGCGCTTCCTGCACGCGGTCTTCCGGCAACGGCGGCTGTGGTACTGGGGCGCCTGGGCCCTGCTGGCCCTGACCTGGGTCGCCGGGATCGTGCTGCTGGCGCTGTCCGGCTGGTTCATTACGGCCACAGCCCTGGCCGGGGCCGGCCTGCTGGCCACCCTCGACGTCTACGTCCCCTCGGGCGGCATCCGAACCGCGGCGATCGCGCGCACGCTGGCGCGCTATTCCGAGCGGCTGGTCAGCCACGAGGCGGTGCTGCGCAGCCTCGCCGACCTGCGGGGCCGGACCTTCCGGGGCCTGGCGGCCCGTCCCGCCGGCTGGGTCCGCGCCTATCGCAGCGGCGACCTGCAGACCCGGCTGACCGGGGACATCGACACCCTGGACGCGATGCCGCTGCGGGTCGCGGGCCCGATCATCGCCGCTCTGCTGAGCCTGCTGGTCACACTGGTCATTGCATTCTGGCTGGCGCCATGGCCGGCGGCGGCGCTCCTGCTGGTGGCCGGCACCCTGACCATGCTGGTCTCGCTGCTGCTCGCATGGGTCGGGCAACGTGACAGCCGCCAGCTGGTGCGCGCCCGGGCTCATGAGCGTATCGCCCTGGCCGACTACATCGGAGGCCTGGCCGAACTGATCGCCTTCCAGCGGGCGGGCGATACCGAACAGGCGCTGGCGCGGCAGAACCGCGACCATGCCCGGCGACTGACCCGACAGGAGTCGGTGGGCACACTGACCGAGCCCGTGGTGCAGGCGGTGGTCGCCGTCTCGGCACTGCTGATGCTCCTGCTGGCCCTGCACTGGTACACGCAGGGGCTGATTTCAGCACCTGTGGCAGTCCTGCTGCCCCTGATGACCCTGGGCCTGGGCGAGGTCCTGGGCAGCCTGCCGGGCGCCTGGTGGCGGGCCGGCGAGAGCCTGGCCGCCGCGCGCCGCATACGGCATGTGGTCGCGCGGAAGCCCCTCCCGGCCGATTTGCCCGAAGGGGGTGAACGGCAGGGACACCCGCGCCTGTCCGCGCAGGGCCTGGTGACGGGATTCGAGGCCGGCCGCCCGCTGTCGGCACCGCTGGACCTGGCACCCGAACCCGGGACGCCGCTGGTCGTGACCGCCCCGAGCGGACACGGCAAGAGCACCCTGCTGGACACCCTCGCCGGCGAACAGGCGCCCCTGGCCGGGTCGGTCCGGATCGGGTCGACACCCATCGAGACCCTGTCGGTCGATGCCCGCTATGCCCGGATCAGCTATCTGCCGCAGACCCCGCACCTGCCGGACACCCGCATCCGCAAAATCCTCGCGCCCGGTCCGCATGACGACCACCAGGACGAGGCCCTGTGGGATGCGCTTCGGCAAGTCGACCTGGCCGACCGGGTTGGCGCCGATGCGGATGGACTGGACGCCCGCATCGGCGAGGGCGGGCAGCACCTGTCCGGTGGCCAGCGTCAGCGCCTGGCGCTCGCCGCCATACTCCTGCAGAACCGCCCGATCGTGCTGCTGGACGAACCCTTTTCCGGTCTCGATGCCGCCACCATCCAGCGGATCCTGCAGCGCCTCCGGCCCTGGCTGGCTCGGCGCCAATGCATCCTCGTGACCCATGCCCCGGACGCGCTGCCGCCGGACTGGACACGTCTGCTGCTACCGCGCCCCGCGCTGCCCCGGACGGGTTCTGATTCGGTTACTACTGCTTAG
- the cydD gene encoding thiol reductant ABC exporter subunit CydD produces MNATAREWLRQRARPHRRWLWMSAAGSLIAAGATIGVAGIIAQAVYQALFAPERLDWAAVLAAGLVLIVLRYSAQGLRDLAGQRLAHAVKGRLRGELLHRAREAGPARLAAQATTGEWIERFQARGEDLTGYYARYLPALQAVILIPLAILITVFWLDWLAGLLLLFAAPLIPAFMAIVGMGAEQIHRQQQAEQDRLAGHFLDRIRALDWLRRARAIEATQSEVVERSHHQRRLTMRTLRVAFLSSAVMEFFSAVAIGMVAIYVGFALFGALDYGPAAELTLFTGLFVLLLAPEYFLPLRQFAQSYHDRAGALAAAEALAPLTAPAEHPAASAAPAIEPPETDPTGAMLALEAVSLRYPGQDALALPRTTLTVQPGESIAITGPSGAGKSTLLALCAGFLQPDEGCVRRHGDAQSFVWIGQQAHLFHGTLRENLQLARREPLSDEEMGSALAQAGLPLQAAELPDGLDTAIGEQRRGLSGGQAQRVALARGLLSGYRLWLLDEPTSALDAATERALLDTLFGLAREHGLTLVVATHHTTVQARCQRTLNLVGDRDA; encoded by the coding sequence ATGAATGCTACCGCCAGGGAGTGGCTGCGCCAGCGTGCCCGCCCCCATCGCCGCTGGCTCTGGATGTCCGCGGCCGGCTCCCTGATCGCGGCCGGCGCGACGATCGGCGTGGCCGGCATCATCGCCCAGGCCGTGTACCAGGCCCTGTTCGCGCCCGAGCGCCTGGACTGGGCAGCGGTGCTGGCGGCCGGGCTCGTACTGATCGTGCTGCGCTACAGCGCACAGGGACTGCGTGACCTGGCCGGCCAGCGGCTGGCCCACGCGGTCAAGGGCCGCCTGCGCGGCGAGCTGCTGCATCGCGCCCGCGAGGCCGGTCCGGCGCGGCTCGCGGCACAGGCCACCACCGGCGAATGGATCGAACGCTTCCAGGCCCGCGGCGAGGACCTGACCGGCTACTACGCGCGTTACCTGCCCGCGCTGCAGGCGGTCATCCTGATCCCGCTGGCGATCCTGATCACGGTGTTCTGGCTGGACTGGCTGGCCGGCCTGCTGCTGCTGTTCGCCGCCCCGCTGATTCCGGCCTTCATGGCTATCGTCGGCATGGGGGCCGAACAGATCCATCGCCAGCAGCAGGCCGAGCAGGACCGTCTCGCCGGGCACTTCCTGGACCGCATCCGCGCCCTCGACTGGCTGCGCCGGGCACGCGCAATCGAGGCCACCCAGTCCGAGGTGGTGGAGCGCAGCCACCATCAGCGCCGACTTACCATGCGTACGCTGCGGGTGGCCTTCCTGTCCTCGGCCGTCATGGAGTTCTTCAGCGCCGTGGCCATCGGCATGGTCGCGATCTATGTCGGCTTTGCCCTGTTCGGGGCGCTGGACTACGGCCCGGCCGCGGAGCTGACGCTGTTCACCGGTCTGTTCGTGCTGCTGCTGGCGCCGGAATACTTCCTGCCGCTGCGGCAGTTCGCACAGAGCTATCACGACCGCGCCGGTGCGCTCGCGGCGGCCGAGGCTCTGGCCCCGCTGACCGCGCCCGCCGAACACCCCGCCGCCAGCGCCGCTCCGGCCATCGAGCCGCCCGAGACTGACCCGACCGGCGCGATGCTCGCACTGGAAGCCGTCAGCCTGCGCTATCCCGGCCAGGACGCACTCGCCCTGCCCCGGACCACGCTGACGGTCCAGCCCGGCGAATCCATCGCGATCACCGGGCCCAGTGGCGCGGGAAAATCCACCCTGCTCGCCCTGTGTGCGGGGTTCCTGCAACCGGACGAGGGATGCGTACGGCGCCATGGTGATGCGCAATCGTTCGTGTGGATCGGACAACAGGCCCACCTGTTCCACGGGACCCTGCGCGAGAACCTGCAGCTGGCCCGCCGCGAGCCCCTCTCCGATGAGGAGATGGGCTCGGCGCTGGCGCAGGCCGGCCTGCCGCTGCAGGCGGCGGAGCTGCCGGACGGGCTGGATACGGCGATTGGCGAGCAGCGCCGCGGCCTCTCCGGCGGCCAGGCCCAGCGTGTCGCCCTTGCCCGCGGCCTGCTCTCCGGCTACCGGCTATGGCTGCTGGACGAGCCCACCAGCGCACTCGACGCGGCGACCGAGCGCGCATTGCTGGACACCCTGTTCGGGCTGGCCCGGGAGCACGGGCTCACGCTGGTCGTGGCCACGCACCACACGACGGTGCAGGCCCGTTGCCAGCGGACCCTGAATCTCGTGGGGGATCGGGATGCGTAG
- a CDS encoding FAD-dependent oxidoreductase: protein MSQPEQRENRSRQQQSTEALAAAMDRSGLSRRDFLKIAGAAGLASATGVQAAPAQAAVSTRARIVVLGGGAAGLTMAARLRALLDGARITVVEPSEIHDYQPGWTLVAAGVYSVGEVQRRNERYIPRGVDWVRSAVAAIDPESQRVETVDGDHLDYDFLVVATGLHLDFEAIDGLRREDIGRPGLTSIYASAEAARDAYEQVRTFGERGGVARFTIPGTPIKCAGAPIKATFIAESLLQSAGQRGDAEFHYHTGADRLFSVARFDTMVRDLYAERDIAVNEDGFLAAVDIDARQATFRGTNGNEETVDYDYLHVTPPMRAHGFVREAGLAVEDGALADGGWLAVDDRTLQHTRYPNIFGAGDVVATAIGKTASTVRSHGAVMPDNLVDVLQDREPSREFDGYTSCPLITEVGKAALVEFDYSLQEVPTFGFIDQGEPSWMWWRLKVHMIKPLYFNMLRGRYLR from the coding sequence ATGTCCCAGCCCGAACAGCGCGAAAATCGCAGCCGCCAGCAGCAGTCGACCGAGGCCCTGGCTGCCGCCATGGACCGCAGCGGCCTGTCCCGCCGCGACTTCCTGAAGATCGCCGGTGCGGCCGGCCTGGCCTCGGCGACCGGCGTACAGGCCGCCCCGGCTCAGGCCGCGGTCTCGACACGGGCACGTATCGTCGTGCTGGGTGGAGGCGCGGCCGGCCTGACCATGGCCGCGCGCCTGCGCGCCCTGCTCGATGGCGCCCGTATTACCGTGGTGGAACCGAGCGAGATCCACGACTACCAGCCCGGCTGGACCCTGGTAGCGGCGGGCGTCTATTCGGTCGGCGAGGTCCAGCGGCGCAACGAGCGCTATATCCCGCGCGGGGTGGACTGGGTGCGTTCCGCCGTCGCCGCGATCGACCCGGAGTCGCAGCGGGTGGAGACGGTCGATGGCGACCACCTGGACTACGACTTCCTGGTGGTCGCAACCGGCCTGCACCTGGACTTCGAGGCCATCGACGGCCTGCGCCGCGAGGACATCGGCCGCCCGGGCCTGACCAGCATCTACGCCAGCGCCGAGGCCGCGCGCGATGCCTACGAACAGGTACGCACCTTTGGCGAGCGCGGCGGCGTGGCCCGCTTCACCATCCCGGGGACGCCGATCAAGTGTGCCGGCGCCCCGATCAAGGCCACCTTCATCGCCGAGAGCCTGCTGCAGAGCGCCGGCCAGCGCGGAGATGCGGAGTTCCACTACCACACCGGGGCAGACCGCCTGTTCAGCGTCGCGCGCTTCGACACGATGGTGCGCGACCTGTATGCCGAGCGTGACATCGCCGTGAACGAGGATGGGTTTCTCGCCGCGGTCGATATCGACGCCCGGCAGGCCACCTTCCGCGGGACGAACGGCAACGAGGAGACGGTCGACTACGACTACCTCCATGTGACGCCGCCGATGCGGGCCCACGGGTTCGTGCGCGAGGCCGGGCTTGCCGTGGAGGATGGCGCGCTGGCCGATGGCGGCTGGCTGGCGGTGGATGATCGCACCCTCCAGCACACCCGCTATCCGAACATCTTCGGCGCCGGCGATGTGGTCGCCACCGCGATCGGCAAGACCGCCTCCACCGTGCGCTCCCACGGCGCGGTGATGCCGGACAACCTGGTGGATGTACTGCAGGATCGCGAGCCATCGCGCGAGTTCGACGGCTACACCTCCTGCCCGCTGATCACCGAGGTCGGCAAGGCCGCCCTGGTGGAGTTCGACTACAGCCTGCAGGAGGTCCCGACCTTCGGCTTCATCGATCAGGGCGAACCCAGCTGGATGTGGTGGCGTCTGAAGGTGCACATGATCAAGCCGCTGTACTTCAACATGCTGCGTGGGCGCTACCTGCGCTAG